The Streptomyces cathayae DNA segment TCGCGTGTTGACCAGGAAACACGTACACACGTACACCGCACTGTCTCTGGAGGCACCCCCCATGACCACCTTCGTGGACCGCGTCGAACTGCATGTCGCCGCGGGTAACGGAGGCCACGGCTGTGCCTCCGTCCACCGTGAGAAGTTCAAGCCGCTGGGCGGACCGGACGGCGGGAACGGCGGGCGGGGCGGCGATGTCATCCTGACCGTCGACCAGTCCGTGACCACGCTCCTCGAGTACCACCACTCCCCGCACCGCAAGGCCACCAACGGCAAGCCCGGCGAGGGCGGCCACCGCAGCGGCAAGGAGGGCCAGGACCTGGTCCTGCCGGTGCCGGACGGGACCGTCGTCCTCGACAAGGCGGGCAACGTGCTCGCCGACCTGGTCGGGAACGGGACCTCGTACGTCGCCGCCCAGGGTGGCCGGGGCGGGCTCGGGAACGCCGCCCTCGCCTCCGCCCGGCGCAAGGCGCCCGGGTTCGCGCTGCTCGGTGTGCCGGGAGACCTGCGGGACATCGTCCTGGAGCTGAAGACCGTCGCCGACGTGGCGCTGGTCGGCTATCCGAGCGCGGGGAAGTCCTCGCTGATCTCCGTGCTCTCCGCGGCCAAGCCCAAGATCGCCGACTACCCGTTCACCACCCTCGTGCCCAACCTGGGCGTGGTCACCGCCGGGTCGACCGTCTACACCATCGCCGACGTGCCGGGGCTGATCCCGGGCGCCAGCCAGGGCAAGGGCCTGGGGCTCGAGTTCCTGCGGCACGTGGAGCGGTGCAGCGTGCTCGTGCACGTGCTGGACACCGCGACGCTGGAGTCGGACCGCGACCCCCTCTCCGACCTCGACATCATCGAGGAGGAGCTGCGGCAGTACGGCGGCCTCGACGACCGTCCCCGCATCGTCGTCCTCAACAAGACCGACGTACCGGACGGCAAGGACCTCGCCGAGATGGTCCGGCCCGACCTGGAGGCGCGCGGCTACCGCGTCTTCGAGGTGTCCGCCGTCGCCCACCTCGGGCTGCGGGAACTGTCGTTCGCGCTCGCCGAGGCGGTGGCCCAGGCACGGGCCGCCAGGCCGCAGGAGGAGGCGACCCGCATCGTCATCCGGCCCAAGGCCGTGGACGACTCCGGGTTCACCGTCACCCGCGAGGACGACGGGCTGTTCCGGGTGCGCGGCGAGAAGCCCGAACGCTGGGTCCGCCAGACCGACTTCAACAACGACGAGGCCGTCGGCTACCTCGCCGACCGGCTCAACCGGGTCGGTGTGGAAGGCGCGCTGGTGAAGGCCGGTGCCCGGTCCGGCGACGGTGTCGCCATCGGCCCCGAGGACAACGCGGTCGTCTTCGACTGGGAGCCGACGCTGACCGCCGGTGCGGAGATGCTCGGCCGGCGCGGCGAGGACCACCGCCTGGAGGCGCCCCGCCCGGCTGCCCAGCGACGCCGCGAGCGGCAGGCCGAACGGGACGAGTCCGAGCAGGAGTACGACGACTTCAAGCCGTTCTAGGCCGGACGGGCCCCAGCGCCTGTCGTGTGGAGCGTGCCGGGCCCGCGGCACGCTCCACACGGATCACGGCGACCGGCCCCGTCGTTCGCCGGGGCACCGCCTGGGCCAGGCCCGCCCACGGGCACAGCGTCCACGTCGACGTGCGCGGCCTGCGCCCCGACACCCGGTACTGGTACCGCTTCCGCGCCGAAGGGCAGCTCTCGCGCACCGGTCGCACCCGCACCGCGCCCCCGGCGCACAGCACGGGCGGCAGTCTGCGGGTCGCGCTCGCCTCCTGCCAGAACTGGCAGCACGGCTCCCAGGACTCATTCGCCGGGCGCCGGCGTTCACGCCGGTGGTGAAGCGAATCCGGTGGTTGCGGCGCGGAGCGTCGCCGGATCGTTCCGGCGGAGCCGGAATTCGGCCGACCCGCCCCGGACTGTCGGTGACTGCTGCTAGCGTCCGGATCATGCAGCTTCGGTATGCCTTCCGCCTCGACCCGTCACCCGGTCAGCGTGGTGCGCTGGCCCGGGCGTTCGGGTGTGCGCGGGTGGTGTACAACGACGCGATCGCGGCCCGGGAGCGGGCCCGGGCGGCCGACCGGCCGTTTCCCACCGCCGGGGTGCTGTCCAGGACGCTGGTCACCGAGGCGAAGAAGACCCCTGAGCGGCACTGGCTGGGCGAGGTCTCGGCGGTGGTGCTGCAACAGGCGCTGCGGGACGTGGAGGCCGCCTACCGCAACTTCTTCGCCTCCCTCACAGGCGAGCGCAAGGGCCCGAGGCTGGGCGCGCCGAGGTTCAAGTCGCGCAAGGACCACCGGCAGGCGATCCGGTTCACCGCGAACGCCCGCTGGAGGATCACCCCTGCCGGGCGGCTGAGCCTGCCGAAGATCGGCGAGGTACGGGTCAGGTGGTCCCGGACCCTGCCGTGCGTGCCGTCCTCCGTCACCGTGGTCAAGGACGCGGCCGGGCGGTACTTCGCCTCCTTCGTCGTCGACACCGACCCGGACGCCGACCTGTCGCGGATGCCCGCGAGCGACCGGGCCGTGGGCATCGACCTCGGCCTGGTCCACTTCGCCGTGCTGTCCGACGGCACAAAGATCGACTCCCCGCGGTTTTTGCGCCGCGCGGAGAAGAAACTCAAGAAGGCCCAGCGGGAGCTGTCCCGCAAGCAGAAGGGCTCCAGCAACCGGGAGAAGGCCCGCCGGAAGGTCGCCCGCGCGCATGCGCGGGTGGCCGACGCGCGTCGCGAGTTCCACCATCAACTGTCCACCCAGCTGATCCGTGAGAACCAAACGGTCGCGGTGGAGGACCTGGCGGTGAGCGGACTGGCGCGCACCCGGCTGGCCAAGAGTGTGCACGACGCGGGATGGTCCCAGTTCGTGCACATGCTCGCCTACAAGGCCCGGCGTTATGGGCGGACTTTCGTCAAGGTCGGCCGGTTCGAGCCCACCAGCCAGGTGTGCTCGGCCTGCGGCCACCGGGACGGGCCCAAGCCCCTGCACGTGCGGGAATGGACCTGCACGGTCTGCGGCACGGTCCACGACCGGGATCACAACGCCGCGAAGAACGTCAAGGCCGCCGGACTGGCGGTGACAGCCTGCGGAGCGCCGGTAAGACCAGAACCCGTTCTGGCGCGGTGTGAAGAAACAGGAAGCCATGGAATCCCCACGAAAACCGTGCCGTGTAGCGGCACGGCAACGTGAAGGAAGGCCAGAATCCTCGGGCCTCAGCCCGAGGAGCAAGTCAACACCTGTTCGACGTGCGCCGCGAGGGCATCGACGCACGGGTGCGGGTGGTGGACACCGTGGTGCGGCCGCAGGCCGCACCACGCACGCTGGCCCGGCTGCGGGTGGAGGCGGGCCGCCCCGGCGTCCACCTGGTGTGACCGCCGGCCGCCGTCCCGCTCCGTCGATACCGGGAAACCGCCGGATCTTCATATGGAATTCCTCCGCAAAGAGCGGGCGGACCAGCCGAATTTCGGGTTGTCGGGCGCTTCATCCTTTGTGGTGCTCCCGAGTATGAAGAAAGGGCACGGTCCCTCCTCCGGAGGGTGAAGTTCCGCGGTCCCCGGTCCGGGGCGCGGCCGCCGGCCGCGCCCCGGACCGCCGCCGTGCCCGCCCAGGACACCCACTGAGACAGGCCGGTGACCTGTGCAGTTACTCACAACGATTTCCGGGGCGTTCGGGGAACCAGTGTCAACGACCTGGGGGTCACAGGTGAATGACAGGTGGCGCGTACATATGCGCTGGAGGTCGCTCACCTTGCATTGCGGTAACCACAAGTGGGACCATTTTGCAGTTCCCTGATGCCCCGAGGTAGGTCACCTGTGTCACAGCACATAGCCAAGCCCCGTACCACCGCAGTGATCCTGGCCGGTGGCACCGGCCAGCGGGTGGGTCTGTCGATCCCCAAGCAACTGCTGAAGATCGCCGGCAAGGCAGTCATCGAGCACACCCTGACCACTTTCGAGAACGCCGACTCGATCGACGACATCATCGTGCTGATGGCGCCGGGCTACGTGCCCGACGTCGAGAAGATCGTGGCCAAGGCCGGTTTCACGAAGGTCACCCGGGTCATCGAGGGCGGCTCGACACGGAACGAGACCACCGAGCGGGCCATCTCGGCCCTCGGTGAGGGCCTGGCCGAGGGGGAGGACCGCAACGTCCTCTTCCACGACGCGGTCCGCCCCCTGCTGTCACAGCGTGTCATCGACGACTGCGTGAGCGCCCTGGAGCGCTACCAGGCCGTCGACGTGGCCATCCCGTCCGCGGACACCATCATCGTCACACGGACGCACGGCGACGACGGCGAGTTCATCACCGAGATCCCGGACCGCTCCCGGCTGCGCCGCGGCCAGACCCCGCAGGCCTTCAAGCTGTCCACGATCCGCCACGCCTACGAGGTCGCCGCCGGCGATCCCAACTTCCAGGCCACGGACGACTGCTCCGTCGTGCTCAAGTACCTGCCCGACGTGCCGATCCACGTCGTCGCGGGTGACGAGTACAACATGAAGGTCACCCAGCCCGTCGACGTCTTCATCGCCGACAAGCTGTTCCAGCTCGCCTCCACGGCGGTGCCCGAGCAGATCGGCGAGGAGGCCTACCGCGAACTGCTCACCGGCAGGACCCTCGTGGTCTTCGGCGGTTCCTACGGCATCGGCAAGGACATCTGCGACCTCGCCGAGTCCTACGGCGCCACCGTGTACCCGCTCGGGCGGTCCACCACCGGCACCCACGTCGAGAACCCGGAGGAGGTCGACGACGCGCTGTCCAAGGCGTACGCGGAGACCGGCCGCATCGACTACGTCGTCAACACGGCCGGCGTGCTGCGCATCGGGAAGCTGGCCGAGACCGACAACGCCACCATCGAGGAGGCGCTGAAGGTCAACTACCTGGCCCCGGTGCAGATCGCCCGGTCCGCGTACAAGTACCTCGCCGAGACGAAGGGACAGCTGCTGCTCTACACCTCCAGCAGCTACACCCGCGGACGCGCCGAGTACAGCCTCTACTCCTCGACCAAGGCCGCGATGGTGAACCTCACCCAGGCCCTGTCCGACGAGTGGGCCGGCGACGGTGTCCGGGTCAACTGCGTCAACCCGGAGCGCACCGCCACGCCGATGCGCACCAAGGCTTTCGGGCAGGAGCCCGCGGGCAGCCTGCTGTCCTCCGAGGCGGTCGCCCGCACCTCCCTGGACGTGCTGCTCTCCGAGCTCACCGGCCATGTCATCGACGTACGGCAGCAGGACCCGACCGCGGGCGCGGCCCGTGCCACCGGATTCGAGCAGGCACTCGCGTCGGTCCTGGATCGTCAGGACGGCGTGTAATAATCGGCGGCACATAAAATTCGTCAATTCAGGCCTCTGTGACTCTCCCGCTCACGCAGTTCGCGTGTGGGTGTATCGCGGGGGCCTGAATCCGTCACCCACACTTATCCACTATCTACAGGCGCAAACCGGCACTGACCCCCACAAGAGCAGGTTTATCCGTTGATATCCACCGCTATTCGCGTCGCCCGGGTGGGCAGCGCGGCCGAACTGGCCGCGGCGGTCCTCATGATGCTGGCCTTTCCCTGCCTCATGCTGGCCGCGCTCGTCCCGAGCGTCCCCGCCTTCGCGGCGGCAGCCGCCGTGACGTACCTGGCGGACCACTATCTGCACCACAAGGGCAGCTATCTGGTCAGCCGTCTCAGCAAGGTGCGGGCGGGCCTGTCGATCCGCTTCCTGATCCGGCAGTTGCTGCTGGTCCTGCTGCTGGCCCGGCTGTCGCTCGCGGACAACCTGATCTACTACGGGGCGATCGCCTGCTTCATCGCCTTCTACGGTCTTCAGGCCCCCCACGGCGCGTTGACCACACTGATCCGCAACCGCCGGCGCATGCCGGTGGCCACCCGCAACATCGACCTGGCCTCCCGCGTCCGCATCCCGGACGCGCCGCCGCGCATACTGCTGCACCGCGCCGCCGAGAAGATGCTCCACCTCGACCTCGCGGCGATCGTCGGCATACTGGCCGCCGTGGCGCTGGACTCGGCCGCCATCGGCTTCGTCGGCATCGGGAGCACAGTGCTCCTGGGCCTCCTGTACGTGCTGGCCCTGATGCCCTACGTGCGGGGCCGACGGATACCGCCGAACGCCGAGAAGGTGCTGGAAGCGGTCGACGGCTGGTTGAGCGACTACCGGCCGGAGACCGTGCTGTACTTCTCCGGCTCCAAGGACTCCGCCTACCAGGTCGACATGTGGCTGGAGACCATGGAACAGCTGGAGACCCGTCCGATGATCATACTACGTGAGCGGGCCATACTGAATAACCTGGCCTCCACCACGGTCCCCGTCATCTGCGTGCCCGGAGGGGTGCACCTGATGAACCTGGACCTGTCCACGGTGCGCGTCGCGCTGTACGCGGCGAACGTCGGCAAGAACATCCACCTGCTGCGCGTTCCCACCATGAAGCACGTCTTCATCGGCCACGGCGACAGCGACAAGATCGCCAGCGTGAACCCGTACAGCAAGGTCTACGACGAGGTGTGGACGGCGGGCCGCGCGGGCCGCGACCGCTACGCCATCGCCGACGTCGGCGTCCGCGACGAGGACATCGTCGAGGTCGGCCGCCCCCAGCTGGCCCCCATCGAGGGCGTCCGCGGCGAAACCGCCGACGGGCACCCTCCGACGGTCCTGTACGCCCCCACCTGGGAGGGCTGGGACGACAACCCCGGCAACACCTCGCTCCTGCTGGCCGGTGAGAACATCGTGAGGCGGCTGCTCGCGGCCGACCCCGCGGTCCGGGTGCTCTACAAGCCGCACCCGTTCACCGGAACCCGCAGCGCGCAGGCCGAGGCCGCCCACCAGCGGATCACCGCGCTGATCGAGGAGGTCAACGCCGAGCGCGCCGCCGACCCCCGCCACGCCGTGGACACGGAGGCCCGGGAGCGGGCCGCGGCCGAGCTGGCGCGCATC contains these protein-coding regions:
- the obgE gene encoding GTPase ObgE, with the translated sequence MTTFVDRVELHVAAGNGGHGCASVHREKFKPLGGPDGGNGGRGGDVILTVDQSVTTLLEYHHSPHRKATNGKPGEGGHRSGKEGQDLVLPVPDGTVVLDKAGNVLADLVGNGTSYVAAQGGRGGLGNAALASARRKAPGFALLGVPGDLRDIVLELKTVADVALVGYPSAGKSSLISVLSAAKPKIADYPFTTLVPNLGVVTAGSTVYTIADVPGLIPGASQGKGLGLEFLRHVERCSVLVHVLDTATLESDRDPLSDLDIIEEELRQYGGLDDRPRIVVLNKTDVPDGKDLAEMVRPDLEARGYRVFEVSAVAHLGLRELSFALAEAVAQARAARPQEEATRIVIRPKAVDDSGFTVTREDDGLFRVRGEKPERWVRQTDFNNDEAVGYLADRLNRVGVEGALVKAGARSGDGVAIGPEDNAVVFDWEPTLTAGAEMLGRRGEDHRLEAPRPAAQRRRERQAERDESEQEYDDFKPF
- a CDS encoding RNA-guided endonuclease InsQ/TnpB family protein — its product is MQLRYAFRLDPSPGQRGALARAFGCARVVYNDAIAARERARAADRPFPTAGVLSRTLVTEAKKTPERHWLGEVSAVVLQQALRDVEAAYRNFFASLTGERKGPRLGAPRFKSRKDHRQAIRFTANARWRITPAGRLSLPKIGEVRVRWSRTLPCVPSSVTVVKDAAGRYFASFVVDTDPDADLSRMPASDRAVGIDLGLVHFAVLSDGTKIDSPRFLRRAEKKLKKAQRELSRKQKGSSNREKARRKVARAHARVADARREFHHQLSTQLIRENQTVAVEDLAVSGLARTRLAKSVHDAGWSQFVHMLAYKARRYGRTFVKVGRFEPTSQVCSACGHRDGPKPLHVREWTCTVCGTVHDRDHNAAKNVKAAGLAVTACGAPVRPEPVLARCEETGSHGIPTKTVPCSGTAT
- a CDS encoding bifunctional cytidylyltransferase/SDR family oxidoreductase is translated as MSQHIAKPRTTAVILAGGTGQRVGLSIPKQLLKIAGKAVIEHTLTTFENADSIDDIIVLMAPGYVPDVEKIVAKAGFTKVTRVIEGGSTRNETTERAISALGEGLAEGEDRNVLFHDAVRPLLSQRVIDDCVSALERYQAVDVAIPSADTIIVTRTHGDDGEFITEIPDRSRLRRGQTPQAFKLSTIRHAYEVAAGDPNFQATDDCSVVLKYLPDVPIHVVAGDEYNMKVTQPVDVFIADKLFQLASTAVPEQIGEEAYRELLTGRTLVVFGGSYGIGKDICDLAESYGATVYPLGRSTTGTHVENPEEVDDALSKAYAETGRIDYVVNTAGVLRIGKLAETDNATIEEALKVNYLAPVQIARSAYKYLAETKGQLLLYTSSSYTRGRAEYSLYSSTKAAMVNLTQALSDEWAGDGVRVNCVNPERTATPMRTKAFGQEPAGSLLSSEAVARTSLDVLLSELTGHVIDVRQQDPTAGAARATGFEQALASVLDRQDGV